From the genome of Pyramidobacter piscolens W5455, one region includes:
- a CDS encoding DUF4491 family protein: protein MELNLAGPVLGIASLFIMGVYYPVVIWGEYWFSERVWPLFLLAGAALIGASLFLSGTGCYLAAFTGAVNLWAIAEIKEQARRVRDGKYPRNPRRRYD, encoded by the coding sequence ATGGAACTGAACTTGGCCGGCCCGGTGTTGGGCATCGCTTCGCTGTTCATCATGGGAGTCTATTATCCCGTGGTGATTTGGGGCGAATACTGGTTTTCCGAGCGCGTCTGGCCGCTGTTTCTACTCGCCGGCGCGGCGCTGATCGGAGCTTCGCTGTTTCTCAGCGGCACGGGCTGTTATCTGGCTGCTTTTACGGGGGCCGTCAACCTCTGGGCCATCGCCGAGATCAAGGAACAGGCGCGACGCGTCCGCGACGGCAAATATCCGCGCAATCCTCGCCGCCGCTATGACTGA
- a CDS encoding M15 family metallopeptidase — MNVKRRAAALLCAALLALAPWRGPAAEAPSLDASGFVALAEVVPDVILELRYYSTCNFVGRRIDGYEQPCALLTREAAAALKEVSADLVRLGYRLKIYDAYRPRRAVEHFVRWAREPGDDSMKPWFYPALDKSRLFKKGYISSRSAHCRGSTVDATLFDMKSGRDADMGGPFDYFGEISRFDGTPALTKQQRANRRLLRDAMTKRGFRAIDGEWWHFTLKDEPYPETAFDFPVSAESLRGGSASDASAEERDENVKEPEEIPEK; from the coding sequence ATGAACGTGAAAAGACGCGCCGCCGCGTTATTGTGCGCCGCGCTGCTGGCGCTCGCTCCATGGCGGGGCCCCGCGGCCGAGGCGCCTTCGCTGGACGCTTCCGGCTTTGTCGCGCTGGCCGAAGTCGTTCCCGACGTGATTTTGGAGCTCCGCTATTATTCGACCTGTAACTTCGTGGGGCGCCGCATCGACGGCTACGAGCAGCCCTGCGCGCTGCTCACCCGCGAGGCCGCCGCGGCGCTGAAGGAGGTCAGCGCCGATCTGGTCCGCTTGGGGTACCGCCTGAAGATTTACGACGCCTATCGTCCCCGCCGCGCCGTGGAGCATTTCGTGCGCTGGGCGCGGGAGCCCGGAGACGACTCGATGAAGCCGTGGTTCTATCCCGCGCTGGACAAAAGCCGGCTGTTCAAAAAAGGCTACATCAGTTCCCGCTCCGCCCACTGCCGCGGCAGCACGGTCGACGCGACTTTGTTCGACATGAAGTCCGGGCGCGACGCCGACATGGGCGGCCCGTTCGACTATTTCGGCGAGATCTCGCGCTTCGACGGCACGCCGGCGCTGACGAAACAGCAGCGCGCCAACCGCCGCCTGCTGCGCGACGCCATGACGAAACGCGGCTTCCGCGCCATCGACGGCGAATGGTGGCACTTCACGCTGAAAGACGAGCCTTATCCGGAAACCGCCTTCGACTTCCCCGTCAGCGCCGAGAGCCTGCGCGGCGGATCAGCGTCGGACGCGTCGGCGGAGGAGCGCGATGAAAACGTGAAGGAGCCGGAAGAAATCCCCGAAAAATGA
- a CDS encoding protein-ADP-ribose hydrolase, with translation MNQSERCAWLVEKLLAENPSGYADMKIPAAAAERKRLLRALMNVRPPAPAAAEFLRIQDEYLREETRLKGVVTVESLSPAEPGIYLWQGDITRLAADAIVNAANGSLLGCFVPCHGCIDNAVHSAAGVQLRQECAALMRRRGGGEPPGRAQITGAYNLPCRYVIHTVGPIVGRSVTDEDRRLLASCYHSCLHLAAKRKLRSVAFCCVSTGEFRFPNEEAAAIAVAAVRDFLAEHEGMEVVFDVFKELDRKIYSRLLGAR, from the coding sequence ATGAATCAGTCGGAACGCTGTGCATGGCTCGTCGAGAAACTGCTCGCCGAAAACCCGTCGGGATATGCCGACATGAAGATCCCCGCCGCGGCGGCGGAGCGGAAGCGCCTGCTGCGCGCGCTGATGAACGTGCGCCCGCCGGCCCCCGCCGCCGCGGAGTTTTTGCGGATCCAGGACGAATATCTGCGCGAGGAAACGCGGCTCAAAGGCGTGGTCACGGTCGAGTCGCTCTCCCCCGCCGAGCCGGGGATCTATCTGTGGCAGGGCGACATCACGCGGCTGGCCGCCGACGCCATCGTCAACGCCGCCAACGGCTCACTGCTGGGATGTTTCGTGCCGTGCCACGGCTGCATCGACAACGCCGTTCATTCGGCGGCGGGCGTGCAGCTCCGCCAGGAATGCGCGGCGCTCATGAGGCGCCGCGGCGGCGGCGAGCCGCCGGGGCGCGCGCAGATCACCGGCGCGTACAATCTGCCCTGCCGATATGTCATCCACACCGTCGGCCCGATCGTCGGCCGTTCGGTCACGGACGAGGACCGCCGGCTGCTGGCGTCGTGCTACCACTCCTGCCTGCATCTGGCGGCGAAAAGAAAACTACGCTCGGTCGCGTTCTGCTGCGTCTCCACCGGCGAGTTCCGTTTCCCCAACGAGGAAGCGGCGGCCATCGCCGTCGCCGCGGTCAGGGATTTTCTTGCCGAGCACGAAGGAATGGAGGTCGTCTTCGATGTCTTCAAAGAACTGGATCGAAAAATATATTCCCGTCTCCTTGGCGCCCGTTAG
- the feoB gene encoding ferrous iron transport protein B — MTLDELTAGQSAVVVSVGGAGALRQHFLDMGVIPGARVNIVQFAPMGDPMELTIHGYELTLRLADAARIQIRGLTEAERNGDEALAPSRKEPEHPGLGEGGRYHVTTGEQPLPDGATLTFALAGNQNSGKTTLFNRLTGANQHVGNFPGVTVDRKDGVIKGHPGTRVTDLPGIYSLSPYSSEEIVSRRFILDEHPAGIINIADATSIERSLYLTMQLLELDVPMVLALNMMDEVRGNGGSIRINELEAELGIPVVPISASKGEGIGELLSHAIHVAKYRERPGCQDFCGRDEDGGAVHRCIHGIMHLIEDHAAAAGIPVRFAASKVVEGDRLVLEALRLTENEKEMLEHIIVQMERERGLDRAAAMAGMRFDFIQKLCRRTVIKPQESRERERSRRIDRILTGRCTAIPAFAAIMAAVFWLTFNVVGAWLQGLLEQGIGLLTEQVSALLASMDVNPAVRSLVVDGVFGGVGSVVSFVPLIVVLFFFLSMLEDSGYMARVAFVMDHLLRRIGLSGRSIVPMLIGFGCTVPAVMASRTLPSERDRRMTIMLTPFMSCSAKLPIYGFFTTAFFPRYSGLITTGLYALGIGIAILAALLSKRTVFKGEAVPFVLELPNYRLPGLKNVLRLMWDKAKDFLQRAFTIIFMATIAIWFLQTFDFHLNAVADSKDSMLAVVSGFVSPLFAPLGFGDWRVSAALVTGFIAKESVVATLTVMLGSTENLLALLSPLSTAALLAFCLLYTPCVAAVAAIRRELGGRWAAGIVVGQCVVAWLCAYVVRLAGALLGWA; from the coding sequence ATGACTTTAGACGAACTGACCGCCGGGCAGTCGGCGGTCGTCGTTTCCGTGGGCGGCGCGGGGGCGCTGCGCCAGCATTTTCTCGACATGGGCGTCATTCCCGGCGCGCGGGTAAATATCGTCCAGTTTGCGCCCATGGGCGACCCGATGGAATTGACGATCCACGGTTACGAGCTCACGCTCCGCCTCGCCGACGCGGCGCGGATCCAGATCCGCGGGCTGACCGAAGCGGAACGGAACGGCGACGAAGCGCTCGCGCCCAGCCGAAAGGAACCGGAACACCCGGGGCTTGGCGAGGGCGGGCGCTACCACGTCACAACCGGCGAACAGCCTCTGCCCGACGGCGCCACGCTGACGTTCGCTCTGGCAGGCAACCAGAACAGCGGCAAGACGACGCTGTTCAACCGGCTCACGGGAGCCAACCAGCACGTGGGGAACTTTCCCGGCGTCACCGTCGACCGCAAGGACGGCGTCATCAAAGGCCATCCCGGCACGCGGGTCACGGATCTGCCGGGAATTTACTCGCTCTCGCCTTATTCCAGCGAAGAGATCGTCTCGCGCCGATTTATCCTTGACGAACACCCCGCCGGCATCATCAATATCGCCGACGCCACCAGCATCGAGCGCAGCCTGTATCTGACCATGCAGCTGCTGGAACTGGACGTACCCATGGTGCTGGCGCTGAACATGATGGACGAGGTGCGCGGCAACGGCGGCTCGATCCGCATCAACGAGCTCGAGGCGGAACTGGGCATCCCCGTGGTGCCGATCTCGGCGTCCAAAGGCGAGGGCATCGGCGAGCTGCTCAGTCACGCGATCCACGTGGCGAAGTATCGCGAGCGCCCCGGCTGCCAGGATTTTTGCGGCCGCGACGAAGACGGCGGCGCCGTGCATCGCTGCATTCACGGCATCATGCACCTGATCGAGGATCACGCCGCGGCGGCGGGGATCCCCGTGCGCTTCGCCGCCAGCAAGGTGGTCGAAGGCGACCGGCTTGTGCTGGAAGCGCTGCGTCTGACGGAGAACGAAAAAGAGATGCTCGAGCACATCATCGTGCAGATGGAACGGGAGCGCGGTCTCGACCGCGCCGCCGCCATGGCCGGCATGCGCTTCGATTTTATCCAGAAGCTCTGCCGGCGCACGGTGATCAAGCCGCAGGAGAGCCGCGAGCGCGAACGCAGCCGCCGCATCGACCGCATCCTCACCGGGCGCTGCACGGCCATCCCCGCCTTCGCCGCCATCATGGCGGCGGTGTTCTGGCTGACGTTCAACGTCGTCGGCGCCTGGCTGCAGGGCCTTCTCGAACAGGGCATCGGCCTGCTGACCGAACAGGTCTCCGCGCTGCTGGCGTCGATGGACGTCAATCCGGCCGTACGTTCTCTGGTGGTCGACGGCGTCTTCGGCGGCGTGGGCAGCGTCGTCAGTTTCGTGCCGCTCATCGTCGTGCTGTTCTTCTTTTTGTCCATGCTGGAAGACAGCGGTTACATGGCGCGCGTGGCGTTCGTGATGGACCACCTGCTGCGCCGCATCGGCCTCTCGGGGCGCAGCATCGTGCCCATGCTGATCGGCTTCGGCTGCACGGTGCCGGCCGTCATGGCCAGCCGCACGCTGCCGTCGGAGCGCGACCGGCGCATGACGATCATGCTGACGCCGTTCATGAGCTGCTCGGCCAAGCTGCCGATCTACGGATTTTTTACGACGGCGTTCTTCCCGCGGTACAGCGGCCTGATCACGACCGGACTGTACGCGCTCGGCATCGGAATCGCCATCCTCGCCGCTCTGCTGAGCAAGCGCACGGTCTTCAAAGGCGAAGCGGTGCCGTTCGTGCTGGAATTGCCCAACTACCGCCTGCCCGGGCTGAAGAACGTGCTGCGGCTGATGTGGGACAAAGCGAAAGACTTTTTGCAGCGCGCCTTCACGATCATTTTCATGGCCACGATCGCGATCTGGTTCCTGCAGACGTTTGATTTCCACCTGAACGCCGTCGCCGATTCGAAAGACAGCATGCTCGCCGTCGTCTCCGGCTTCGTTTCGCCGCTGTTCGCGCCGCTGGGCTTCGGCGACTGGCGCGTGTCCGCGGCGCTGGTGACGGGATTCATCGCCAAGGAGAGCGTCGTCGCCACGCTGACGGTCATGCTCGGCAGCACAGAGAATCTGCTGGCGCTGCTCTCGCCGCTCTCGACCGCGGCGCTGCTGGCGTTTTGTCTGCTTTACACGCCCTGCGTGGCCGCCGTCGCCGCGATCAGGCGTGAGCTGGGCGGACGCTGGGCGGCCGGCATCGTCGTCGGCCAGTGCGTCGTGGCCTGGCTGTGCGCTTACGTCGTCAGGCTGGCCGGCGCGCTGCTGGGGTGGGCGTGA
- a CDS encoding alanine racemase: MKIAALDTPSLLIDREIMRDNMRFMLDYAARHGAKLRPHTKTHKMPAVARLQVEMGARGIAVAKVGEAEAMAADGLDDIFIANEIVGVQKWERIRALAQRGVTVSFGVDSPETLPGIQKVFSGADRPAEVMIEIEVGEGRSGVVEENDFAALLAAIRRCPAVRFKGIFSHDGNSYSAKDREDLIRIAVGAQERTLRFARLAAAAGMPCETVSYGATPTFMNEVPILGGITELRPGTFIFMDASQGHAIGTLARCAATVLATVISRPTAERVILDVGAKGLTMQRRSEGVCATPGHGTLLEHPGVHIDKVFDEHAIVNDAAFREKVRVGDRVRVIPVHICPVCNLYEYAYLVSGDEVIDRLPVSARGKLQ, translated from the coding sequence GTGAAAATCGCCGCACTCGATACGCCGTCGCTGCTGATCGATCGCGAGATCATGCGGGACAACATGCGGTTCATGCTCGATTACGCCGCCCGCCACGGCGCGAAGCTGCGCCCGCACACGAAAACGCACAAGATGCCCGCCGTGGCGCGCCTGCAGGTGGAAATGGGCGCGCGCGGCATCGCCGTGGCCAAAGTCGGCGAAGCCGAAGCCATGGCCGCCGACGGGCTGGACGACATCTTCATCGCCAACGAAATCGTCGGCGTGCAGAAATGGGAGCGCATCCGCGCCCTGGCGCAGCGCGGCGTGACGGTCAGCTTCGGCGTCGACAGCCCCGAAACGCTGCCCGGCATCCAAAAAGTTTTTTCCGGCGCCGACCGCCCCGCCGAAGTGATGATCGAGATCGAAGTGGGCGAGGGACGCTCGGGCGTCGTCGAGGAAAACGATTTCGCCGCTTTGCTGGCGGCGATCCGCCGCTGTCCTGCGGTACGGTTCAAGGGGATCTTTTCGCACGACGGCAACAGCTATAGCGCCAAAGACCGCGAGGATCTGATCCGCATCGCCGTCGGCGCGCAGGAACGCACGCTGCGCTTCGCCCGCCTCGCCGCGGCGGCCGGCATGCCCTGCGAGACCGTCAGTTACGGGGCCACGCCGACTTTCATGAACGAAGTGCCGATCCTCGGCGGCATCACCGAACTGCGCCCCGGCACGTTCATCTTCATGGATGCCTCGCAGGGGCACGCCATCGGCACGCTGGCGCGCTGCGCCGCCACCGTGCTGGCGACCGTGATCAGCCGCCCCACGGCGGAGCGCGTCATTCTCGACGTCGGCGCCAAGGGACTGACCATGCAGCGCCGCAGCGAAGGCGTCTGCGCCACGCCGGGACACGGCACGCTGCTCGAGCATCCCGGCGTGCACATCGACAAAGTCTTCGACGAGCACGCCATCGTCAACGACGCGGCGTTCCGCGAAAAGGTGCGCGTCGGCGACCGCGTGCGCGTCATCCCCGTGCACATTTGTCCTGTGTGCAATCTGTATGAATATGCCTACCTGGTCAGCGGCGACGAGGTGATCGATCGTCTGCCCGTGAGCGCGCGCGGCAAACTGCAATAG
- a CDS encoding folate family ECF transporter S component produces MVTSGNPRSLGAGENRWLGSLREFRSIRVVAFCGVMCALAVILRAVATISLGPYLRIGLSGFPNQVVDYLFGPAAGALFSGALEVIKFMIKPEGVYFPGFTLSAVLAGVIYGTILYRRPLTVTRVFVAHLLVKLIVNLGCNTLWLVILYKKAVWAIFPARAMTNLICLPGDVLVTYLLLKTVERTILPLFGGRFSERK; encoded by the coding sequence ATGGTGACATCAGGCAATCCACGTTCGTTGGGCGCAGGCGAAAACCGCTGGCTCGGTTCGCTGCGCGAGTTCCGCTCCATCCGCGTGGTGGCGTTCTGCGGCGTCATGTGCGCGCTGGCCGTTATCCTCCGCGCCGTGGCTACCATTTCCCTTGGGCCGTATCTGAGGATCGGCCTGTCGGGCTTCCCGAACCAAGTGGTCGACTATCTCTTCGGCCCCGCCGCGGGGGCTTTGTTCTCCGGCGCGCTGGAAGTGATCAAGTTCATGATCAAACCCGAGGGCGTTTACTTTCCGGGTTTCACGCTCAGCGCCGTGCTGGCCGGCGTGATTTACGGCACAATACTGTACCGCCGCCCGCTCACGGTGACGCGCGTGTTCGTCGCCCATCTGCTCGTCAAGCTGATCGTCAACCTCGGCTGCAACACGCTGTGGCTCGTGATCCTCTACAAGAAAGCCGTGTGGGCCATTTTCCCCGCGCGCGCTATGACCAACCTGATCTGCCTGCCCGGCGACGTGCTGGTCACCTATCTGCTGCTGAAAACCGTCGAGCGCACGATCCTGCCGCTTTTCGGCGGCCGCTTCTCGGAGCGCAAATAA
- a CDS encoding SIR2 family NAD-dependent protein deacylase — MSSKNWIEKYIPVSLAPVRVPHEEIQKLRAALRDCPTVVIGAGAGLSAAAGFDYAGERFRKYFGDFAARYGFSDMYSGGFYRYETFEEQWAFWSRSIYVNRYMDAPKRTYRRLRELVRGKDYFVVTTNVDHCFQKARFDKERLFYTQGDYGLWQCSTPCHRLTYDNRETVRRMVLAQGFAIDADGRLEPPAAGKPKMRVPSKLIPLCPKCGKPMTMNLRSDDAFVEDEGWHAAARRCEEFLKKHETGKALYLELGVGSNTPGIIKYPFQIRAFRNPDAVYALVNAQPQSVPEEIRARSIAVVGDIDATLEALRGA, encoded by the coding sequence ATGTCTTCAAAGAACTGGATCGAAAAATATATTCCCGTCTCCTTGGCGCCCGTTAGAGTTCCCCATGAGGAAATCCAAAAGCTGCGCGCGGCCCTGCGCGATTGCCCGACGGTGGTGATCGGCGCGGGCGCGGGGCTTTCCGCGGCGGCGGGCTTCGACTACGCGGGCGAACGGTTCCGCAAATACTTCGGCGACTTCGCGGCGCGTTACGGCTTTTCCGACATGTATTCGGGCGGCTTCTACCGCTACGAGACGTTCGAGGAGCAGTGGGCGTTCTGGAGCCGCTCCATCTACGTCAACCGCTACATGGACGCTCCCAAAAGGACGTACCGCCGCCTGCGCGAGCTGGTGCGCGGCAAGGATTATTTCGTCGTCACCACGAACGTCGATCATTGCTTCCAGAAAGCGCGCTTCGACAAGGAGCGCCTGTTTTACACGCAGGGCGATTACGGCCTCTGGCAGTGCTCCACGCCGTGCCACCGGCTTACCTACGACAACCGGGAAACGGTGCGGAGGATGGTACTGGCGCAGGGGTTCGCCATCGACGCCGACGGCCGCCTCGAACCGCCCGCGGCGGGGAAGCCGAAGATGCGCGTGCCCTCGAAGCTGATCCCTCTTTGCCCGAAATGCGGCAAGCCGATGACCATGAACCTGCGCTCCGACGACGCGTTCGTCGAAGACGAAGGCTGGCACGCGGCGGCGCGGCGCTGCGAGGAATTCCTGAAAAAACACGAAACGGGGAAAGCGCTTTACCTCGAGCTCGGCGTCGGCTCCAACACGCCGGGAATCATCAAATACCCGTTCCAGATCCGCGCGTTCCGGAACCCCGACGCCGTTTACGCGCTCGTCAACGCGCAGCCGCAGAGCGTCCCCGAGGAGATCCGCGCCCGTTCCATCGCCGTCGTCGGCGACATCGACGCCACGCTCGAAGCGCTGCGCGGAGCCTGA
- a CDS encoding IMP dehydrogenase, with protein MATYINEPAHTFNEYLLIPGYSSSECRPENVSLHTPLVKFKKGESPAIELSIPMVSAIMQSVSNDTMGIALAKAGGVSFIYGSQSIESEAAMVAKVKSHKAGFVPSDSNVRPDATLADILALKEKTGHSTVAVTDDGTANGKLVGIVSSRDYRVSRMDPADKVSGFMTPLARLITAPDGTSLSEANDIIWDKKLNSLPIVAKDGRLTAFVFRKDYSEHKENPNELLDDHKRYVVGAGINSRDYKDRVPALVKAGADVLCIDSSEGFTEWQKLTLEWIRKEYGDTVKVGAGNVVDREGFNFLAECGADFVKVGIGGGSICITRETKGIGRGQATSVIEVCQARDEYYRKTGVYIPVCSDGGIVYDHHITLALAMGADFVMLGRYFARFDESPSEKLLVGGTFVKEYWGEGSNRARNWQRYDLGGAGKLSFEEGVDSYVPYAGPLKENVERTCLKIKSTMCNCGAVTIAELQKKAKLTLVSATSIVEGGAHDVIRKEKTATEK; from the coding sequence ATGGCAACCTACATCAACGAACCGGCGCATACTTTCAACGAATATCTTCTGATCCCCGGCTACTCGTCCAGCGAATGCCGGCCGGAAAACGTCTCGCTGCACACCCCGCTGGTCAAGTTCAAAAAGGGCGAATCTCCCGCCATCGAGCTCTCCATCCCCATGGTCTCCGCCATCATGCAGTCCGTCTCCAACGACACCATGGGCATCGCCCTCGCCAAAGCCGGCGGCGTGTCCTTCATCTACGGCTCGCAGTCCATCGAGAGCGAAGCCGCCATGGTCGCCAAAGTCAAGAGCCACAAGGCCGGCTTCGTCCCCAGCGACTCCAACGTCCGCCCCGACGCCACGCTGGCCGACATCCTCGCCCTGAAAGAGAAGACCGGACATTCCACCGTCGCCGTCACCGACGACGGCACCGCCAACGGCAAACTCGTGGGCATCGTTTCCAGCCGCGACTACCGCGTCAGCCGCATGGACCCCGCCGACAAAGTGTCCGGATTCATGACCCCTCTCGCCCGACTCATCACCGCGCCCGACGGCACCTCGCTGAGCGAGGCCAACGACATCATCTGGGACAAAAAACTCAACTCGCTGCCCATCGTCGCCAAAGACGGCCGCCTCACCGCCTTCGTGTTCCGCAAGGACTACTCCGAGCACAAGGAGAACCCCAACGAACTGCTCGACGACCACAAGCGCTACGTCGTCGGTGCGGGCATCAACTCCCGCGACTACAAGGACCGCGTGCCAGCGCTCGTCAAAGCCGGCGCCGACGTGCTCTGCATCGATTCGTCGGAAGGTTTCACCGAGTGGCAGAAACTGACGCTCGAGTGGATCCGCAAAGAGTACGGCGACACCGTCAAGGTCGGCGCCGGCAACGTCGTCGACCGCGAGGGCTTCAACTTCCTCGCCGAGTGCGGCGCGGATTTCGTCAAAGTCGGCATCGGCGGCGGCTCCATCTGCATCACCCGCGAGACCAAGGGCATCGGCCGCGGCCAGGCCACATCCGTCATCGAAGTCTGCCAGGCCCGCGACGAATATTACCGCAAGACCGGCGTCTACATCCCCGTCTGCTCCGACGGCGGCATCGTCTACGACCACCACATCACGCTCGCCCTCGCCATGGGCGCCGACTTCGTCATGCTCGGCCGCTACTTCGCCCGCTTCGACGAAAGCCCCTCGGAAAAACTGCTCGTCGGCGGCACGTTCGTCAAGGAATACTGGGGCGAAGGTTCCAACCGCGCCCGCAACTGGCAGCGCTACGACCTCGGCGGCGCCGGCAAGCTCTCCTTCGAGGAAGGCGTCGACAGCTACGTGCCCTACGCCGGCCCGCTCAAGGAGAATGTGGAGCGCACCTGCCTGAAAATCAAGTCCACGATGTGCAACTGCGGCGCCGTCACCATCGCCGAGCTCCAGAAAAAAGCCAAGCTCACCCTCGTCAGCGCCACCAGCATCGTCGAAGGCGGCGCGCACGACGTGATCCGCAAGGAGAAGACCGCCACGGAAAAATAG
- a CDS encoding dihydrofolate reductase family protein, translated as MKDRAKVICHMMTTIDGKIDVEFEPSADYDKVGDEYDRLLLSYGQAYGLGRATCQSDLETDLSKYKGVPATYEDTARRYPEGTIICVAFDRWGKLRWKNNVMDCAGRRMPIVEAVTEKCAPEFLAYLNDLQIPYIVAGRDDLDLELFLQKIKSLCGVETFVIGGGSQINGEFIRRGLADEISIVVAPAVDGTRGALTIAGTDDLTGFPQYYRLKDVRKLPCDGLLIRWSK; from the coding sequence ATGAAAGACCGGGCAAAAGTGATCTGCCACATGATGACGACCATCGACGGCAAGATCGACGTCGAGTTCGAGCCGAGCGCCGACTACGACAAGGTCGGCGACGAATACGACCGTCTGCTGCTCAGCTACGGCCAGGCTTACGGGCTGGGACGCGCGACCTGCCAGAGCGATCTCGAAACCGACCTCTCCAAATACAAGGGAGTGCCGGCGACGTACGAGGATACGGCCCGCCGTTATCCCGAGGGGACGATCATCTGCGTCGCCTTCGACCGCTGGGGCAAGCTTCGGTGGAAAAACAACGTCATGGACTGCGCCGGTCGGCGGATGCCCATCGTCGAAGCGGTCACCGAGAAGTGCGCGCCAGAGTTCCTCGCCTACCTGAACGATCTGCAGATCCCCTACATCGTCGCCGGCAGAGACGATCTCGACCTCGAACTGTTTTTGCAAAAGATCAAGTCGCTCTGCGGCGTCGAAACGTTCGTCATCGGCGGCGGCTCACAGATCAACGGCGAGTTCATCCGCCGCGGCCTCGCCGACGAGATCAGCATCGTCGTCGCTCCCGCCGTGGACGGCACGCGCGGCGCCCTGACGATAGCCGGCACGGACGACCTGACGGGCTTCCCGCAGTACTACCGCCTCAAGGACGTGCGGAAACTCCCCTGCGACGGCCTGCTGATCCGCTGGAGCAAATAA
- a CDS encoding sodium-dependent transporter — protein sequence MSREKDVARGQWKSKFGFLMAAIGSAVGLGNLWGFPYKMGKSGGGAFLVVYLAVVLLVGVVIMLGELALGRKTGKGAVEAYQAVSKKFAWVGYLGVASPFIILAFYNVLGGMVVKYMVAFVESMFSGGANFANIKSGAYFGEFICNGSDMLLYLAIFELLNVVIVMSGVESGIERFNKYAIPALAIILAGLAVYVYTFPGAEKGLDFMFKPNFAVFSDPEIGFFKVLKTAAGQMFFSLSLGMGVMITYGSYLSKEQDLSREMYIIPLADTIVAVLAGMVVMPACFAFGLAPAGGPSLLFVSLHEVFVTGMGGFSGSFVGFLFYFLVFLAAISSSMSLLEVCVACLLDRQIRKGKAPARAATTIVLAVVLFLVSLPVALDGLGSNVAGGAAMNSPGVMMGLTKVPVAFDCWLDFYDMLSEGVMMPLGSLLMSVMFGWVVGTKVIADEVALTPGKKLRFEWLVDLCFKVIVPVILVMVLLAQLQDFGLI from the coding sequence ATGTCACGTGAGAAGGATGTTGCAAGAGGGCAGTGGAAGTCCAAGTTCGGCTTCTTGATGGCGGCGATCGGTTCTGCCGTTGGCTTGGGCAACCTCTGGGGGTTCCCCTATAAGATGGGAAAAAGCGGCGGCGGAGCGTTCCTGGTCGTGTACCTGGCAGTGGTTCTGTTGGTCGGCGTCGTCATTATGCTTGGAGAGCTGGCCCTGGGACGAAAGACCGGTAAGGGCGCCGTGGAGGCCTATCAGGCTGTCTCGAAGAAGTTCGCCTGGGTGGGGTATCTGGGCGTGGCTTCGCCGTTTATCATTCTCGCTTTTTACAACGTCTTGGGCGGCATGGTCGTGAAGTATATGGTCGCTTTCGTCGAATCGATGTTCTCGGGGGGCGCGAATTTCGCGAACATCAAGAGCGGCGCTTACTTTGGAGAGTTCATCTGCAACGGCTCCGACATGCTCCTCTATCTGGCGATCTTCGAGCTTCTCAACGTCGTGATCGTCATGAGCGGTGTCGAAAGCGGCATCGAGCGCTTCAACAAGTACGCCATCCCCGCCCTTGCCATCATCCTCGCCGGGCTGGCCGTCTACGTCTACACTTTCCCAGGCGCGGAGAAGGGCCTGGATTTCATGTTCAAGCCCAACTTCGCGGTATTTTCCGATCCTGAGATCGGCTTTTTCAAGGTCTTGAAAACGGCGGCAGGGCAGATGTTCTTCTCGCTGTCGCTTGGCATGGGAGTCATGATCACCTATGGTTCATACCTGTCGAAGGAGCAGGATCTCTCCCGGGAGATGTATATCATCCCGCTGGCCGACACCATCGTGGCGGTTCTGGCCGGTATGGTTGTCATGCCTGCGTGCTTCGCCTTCGGCCTCGCCCCTGCCGGCGGTCCCTCGCTGCTCTTCGTGTCTCTGCACGAGGTCTTCGTGACCGGAATGGGAGGCTTCAGCGGTTCCTTTGTGGGATTCCTCTTCTATTTCCTGGTGTTCCTGGCCGCCATCTCCTCCTCGATGTCCTTGCTTGAAGTCTGCGTGGCCTGCTTGCTTGACCGTCAGATCCGCAAGGGGAAGGCTCCCGCTCGTGCCGCGACGACCATTGTCCTCGCGGTGGTGCTTTTCCTCGTGAGCCTTCCCGTCGCGCTGGACGGGCTTGGCAGCAATGTAGCCGGCGGCGCGGCGATGAACAGCCCCGGCGTGATGATGGGGCTCACGAAGGTTCCAGTGGCCTTCGACTGCTGGCTTGACTTCTACGATATGCTCTCCGAAGGCGTGATGATGCCTCTCGGCTCTCTGCTCATGAGCGTCATGTTCGGCTGGGTTGTGGGCACGAAGGTCATTGCCGACGAAGTGGCCCTCACGCCTGGCAAGAAACTCCGCTTTGAGTGGTTGGTAGATCTCTGCTTCAAGGTCATCGTGCCCGTCATTCTCGTCATGGTGCTTCTGGCTCAGCTGCAGGACTTCGGGCTCATCTAG